A stretch of Cricetulus griseus strain 17A/GY unplaced genomic scaffold, alternate assembly CriGri-PICRH-1.0 unplaced_scaffold_6, whole genome shotgun sequence DNA encodes these proteins:
- the LOC113838162 gene encoding endogenous retrovirus group K member 113 Gag polyprotein-like, with protein sequence MGNSTSHPIFWALNELLRSKDLKLKKSTLERFLEECDANAPWFGHSGNLTISSWDKLGRDLDFAAQEGTLKGGVRPIWKLVRSCLEDQRCTDAVKNGQAALEMLQEERSVCSHSERGSAKEKGIYPSLKGTGTSSSEEDSEPEEVQLASRLEKIKLGEKGKNHKESQFKGAAVPSVPPPYHAMTEDPGRGQGASCCSLIWWQVLSEMQLAFPVFTDAQGQRYYEALDFKMIKALAESVRMYGVSASFTLTLVESLIRLCVTPTDWTNLASACLSPGQYLEWKAFLSEFTEEQAAINQAIGGPERRDWNKEMLLGLGPYSNQQTGYPVQLFDQINQIAIRAWKSIPNKGEVSGNLTKIVQGPMEPFSDFVTRVLEAAEIETWTKIYRELGGPLTNAGLAAAVVQLTRGAKGNLGAYFRCGKAGHIKRNCPERKTEGDTGGSSFSRRQPGLCPKCKKGKQWANECRSVKDINGRPLEAEVNSTLPKNAQRAPCPQGPQIYGAMETRERRWEQGEWPTLQHQRSRGEPLQAQQDWTSAPPPDSY encoded by the exons ATGGGGAATTCTACTTCTCACCCAATTTTTTGGGCTCTAAATGAGCTGCTTCGTTCAAAAGATTTAAAACTTAAGAAAAGCACCCTAGAGAGGTTTCTAGAAGAATGTGATGCTAATGCTCCATGGTTTGGACACTCTGGAAATCTAACGATATCTTCATGGGATAAGTTGGGCAGGGACCTTGATTTTGCCGCGCAAGAGGGAACACTCAAAGGTGGTGTGAGGCCCATTTGGAAATTAGTTAGGAGCTGCCTTGAGGATCAAAGGTGTACTGATGCTGTAAAAAATGGGCAGGCGGCTTTGGAGATGTTACAGGAAGAGAGGTCTGTGTGCTCACACAGTGAAAGGGGGAGTGCTAAGGAGAAGGGAATCTACCCCAGCCTTAAAGGGACAGGCACCTCTAGCTCGGAGGAGGATTCGGAGCCAGAGGAGGTACAGTTAGCCAGCagattggaaaaaataaaactgggagaaaagggaaagaatcaCAAGGAGAGCCAGTTTAAGGGTGCGGCTGTCCCATCTGTGCCCCCACCCTACCACGCCATGACCGAGGACCCAGGCAGGGGCCAAGGAGCCTCCTGCTGCTCTCTGATTTGGTGGCAGGTCCTGTCAGAGATGCAGCTGGCATTTCCAGTGTTCACCGACGCACAGGGCCAGAGATATTATGAAGccttagattttaaaatgataaaagccCTGGCAGAGTCAGTGAGAATGTATGGGGTCTCTGCGTCTTTTACCTTAACTCTTGTGGAATCCCTCATCCGTCTTTGTGTTACGCCTACCGACTGGACAAACTTGGCAAGTGCCTGTCTTAGCCCAGGGCAATATCTGGAATGGAAGGCATTCCTTAGTGAGTTCACTGAGGAGCAGGCAGCCATAAATCAAGCCATAGGCGGCCCTGAGAGAAGGGACTGGAACAAAGAAATGCTTCTTGGCCTGGGCCCCTATTCCAATCAACAAACGGGTTATCCGGTCCAGTTATTTGATCAAATTAATCAGATTGCGATTAGGGCTTGGAAATCTATTCCTAACAAGGGGGAGGTATCTGGAAACCTTACTAAAATTGTACAAGGCCCTATGGAACCTTTTTCAGACTTTGTCACCCGGGTGCTTGAAGCAGCTG AGATTGAAACATGGACCAAGATCTACAGGGAGCTTGGTGGGCCACTGACCAACGCTGGCCTTGCTGCCGCAGTAGTCCAGCTGACCCGAGGTGCCAAGGGGAACCTAGGCGCCTATTTCAGGTGTGGCAAGGCAGGACATATAAAAAGGAACTGCCCAGAAAGAAAGACTGAGGGTGACACGGGAGGTAGCAGCTTCAGTCGCCGGCAGCCTGGCCTATGCCCAAAGTGCAAAAAGGGGAAACAATGGGCCAATGAATGCCGGTCAGTAAAAGACATTAATGGGAGGCCACTTGAGGCAGAAGTTAATAGCACTCTGCCAAAAAACGCCCAGCGGGCCCCCTGCCCTcagggcccacaaatatatggggcaATGGAGACTCGGGAGAGACGCTGGGAACAAGGGGAGTGGCCGACCTTACAGCATCAAAGGAGccgaggagagccactacaggctcaGCAGGACTGGACCTCCGCTCCACCTCCCGACTCGTACTAA